Proteins from one Thioflavicoccus mobilis 8321 genomic window:
- a CDS encoding ferritin-like domain-containing protein — MRRQGTDQRILGYLGRALSLELSAVQTYSTQARLVATWGLDGPARRLRDEAHEEMRHVERIIARMLALGVAPSGSQLRPALVGGDLLSLVEADYSFEMELVGLYRDAATQSERIARRDDRVFFQALLEEEQTHAQALVEWMRTLERPVEPPARRPAFR; from the coding sequence ATGCGGCGGCAAGGCACCGACCAGCGGATTCTGGGCTATCTGGGCCGGGCGCTCAGCCTGGAGTTGTCGGCGGTCCAAACCTACAGCACCCAGGCGCGGCTGGTCGCGACCTGGGGGCTGGACGGACCGGCGCGAAGGCTGCGTGACGAGGCCCATGAGGAGATGCGGCATGTGGAGCGGATCATCGCCCGGATGCTGGCCCTCGGGGTGGCACCGAGCGGATCCCAGCTGCGCCCGGCCCTGGTCGGGGGCGACCTGCTGTCGCTGGTCGAGGCCGATTACAGCTTCGAGATGGAGCTCGTCGGGCTATACCGCGACGCCGCCACGCAGAGCGAGCGGATCGCACGTCGCGACGACCGCGTCTTCTTTCAGGCCTTGCTCGAAGAGGAGCAGACCCACGCCCAAGCGCTGGTCGAATGGATGCGGACACTCGAGCGGCCAGTCGAGCCGCCGGCCCGGCGACCGGCATTTCGCTGA
- a CDS encoding 4a-hydroxytetrahydrobiopterin dehydratase: MSQQWQERVRPARLERRYQFASYGALRDFLDRAAEVSEREGLYPDIGFGRDYVNMTIHADEGSGTLDERQRRLAERLEEIPVPGTPA, from the coding sequence ATGAGTCAACAATGGCAAGAGCGGGTGCGTCCAGCCCGCCTGGAGCGCCGCTACCAGTTCGCGAGCTACGGCGCCCTGCGCGACTTTCTCGATCGTGCCGCCGAGGTCTCAGAGCGCGAGGGGCTTTACCCGGACATCGGCTTCGGGCGCGACTATGTGAACATGACGATCCACGCGGACGAGGGCAGCGGTACGCTCGATGAGAGGCAGCGCCGCCTTGCCGAGCGCCTCGAGGAGATCCCTGTTCCAGGCACCCCGGCCTGA
- a CDS encoding LysR family transcriptional regulator — translation MPNHLIRHASLRQLQVFEAIVRLGSFTRAADELFVTQPTVSMQTKKLADALSLPLLENAGRQTLPTEAGAELYQAARAIFEVLSNLEMKLADLKGIKRGRLRLGVITTAKYFAPEILGEFCKLYPGIEVALKVSNRDRILDRINANEDDLYILGETHGDQVDVEAVPLAPNPLVVMAPRDHPLVGEKKIPLARIAQELFILREPGSGIRDATQRLFEQHGIRPRVRMELGSNEAIKHAIVGGLGLSVMSLHTLTLEGPEGPVALLDVEDFPIMRQWYLLYPKGKELSLVARAFLEFAVASTSKISDRMEQMWPKLAHHFRAP, via the coding sequence ATGCCCAATCACCTGATCCGGCATGCCAGTCTGCGCCAGCTCCAGGTATTCGAGGCCATCGTACGACTCGGCAGCTTCACCCGTGCCGCGGACGAGCTCTTCGTCACCCAGCCCACGGTGTCGATGCAGACCAAGAAACTGGCGGATGCCCTGAGCCTTCCGTTGCTCGAGAACGCCGGGCGCCAGACCCTGCCGACGGAGGCCGGGGCCGAACTCTATCAGGCCGCGCGCGCCATCTTCGAGGTCTTGTCGAACCTGGAGATGAAGTTGGCCGACCTGAAGGGCATCAAGCGCGGGCGTCTGCGGCTCGGCGTGATCACCACCGCGAAGTATTTCGCGCCCGAGATCCTGGGTGAGTTCTGCAAGCTGTACCCCGGGATCGAGGTCGCACTCAAGGTCTCCAACCGGGATCGCATCCTGGATCGCATCAATGCCAACGAGGACGATCTCTACATCCTCGGCGAGACCCATGGCGATCAGGTCGACGTCGAGGCGGTCCCATTGGCCCCGAACCCACTCGTCGTGATGGCGCCCCGCGATCACCCGTTGGTGGGCGAAAAGAAGATACCGCTCGCCCGCATCGCCCAGGAACTCTTCATCCTCCGCGAGCCCGGCTCCGGTATTCGCGACGCCACCCAAAGGCTCTTCGAGCAGCACGGCATTCGGCCCCGCGTTCGCATGGAGCTCGGCAGCAACGAGGCCATCAAGCATGCCATCGTGGGCGGTCTCGGGCTGTCCGTGATGTCGCTGCACACGCTCACGTTAGAGGGTCCGGAGGGACCGGTCGCACTCCTGGACGTCGAGGATTTTCCAATCATGCGCCAGTGGTATCTGCTGTATCCGAAGGGCAAGGAGCTCTCCCTGGTCGCACGGGCTTTTCTGGAGTTCGCGGTGGCGAGCACGTCGAAGATCAGCGATCGCATGGAGCAGATGTGGCCGAAGCTCGCGCACCATTTCAGGGCACCTTGA
- a CDS encoding BMC domain-containing protein, with protein MINLRTYVYIDSLQPQLAAYIATVSQGFLPVPGDACLWVEVSPGMAVHRLTDVALKATRVHLAQQVVERAYGSMVIHRRDQSDVCEAGRAVLGKMDARVQDRQPCRVAWHEVIRGMTPDHCVLINRQDRRGSMILPGQSMFILETEPAGYIVYAANQAEKAANITLIDVRAVGAFGRLILSGREGDVDEAAGAAIAAVENPSAT; from the coding sequence ATGATCAACCTAAGAACCTACGTCTATATCGATTCGCTGCAGCCCCAGCTCGCGGCCTATATCGCGACCGTGTCCCAGGGCTTTCTGCCGGTACCGGGGGATGCGTGTCTGTGGGTCGAGGTCTCGCCCGGGATGGCGGTCCACCGGTTGACCGATGTCGCGCTGAAGGCCACTCGCGTCCATCTGGCCCAGCAGGTCGTCGAGCGCGCCTATGGCTCCATGGTGATCCACCGGCGCGATCAGAGCGACGTGTGCGAGGCCGGTCGGGCCGTGCTCGGCAAGATGGATGCGCGCGTCCAAGACCGCCAACCTTGTCGCGTCGCCTGGCACGAGGTGATCCGCGGCATGACGCCGGACCACTGCGTGCTGATCAACCGCCAGGACAGGCGGGGCTCGATGATCTTGCCGGGCCAAAGCATGTTCATCCTGGAGACCGAGCCCGCCGGATACATCGTCTATGCCGCCAACCAGGCGGAGAAGGCCGCCAACATCACCCTGATCGATGTGCGCGCGGTCGGTGCCTTCGGGCGCCTGATCCTGTCCGGCCGCGAGGGCGACGTCGACGAGGCCGCCGGCGCGGCCATCGCGGCCGTCGAAAACCCATCCGCAACCTGA
- a CDS encoding NUDIX hydrolase translates to MHRHELLERLDAHRTRFMEESAYLARARTFIRMHQDCFRSDLWPGHVTGSAWVVNPSRDRVLLLHHRKHDQWFQPGGHADGDDDILRVSLREVSEETGLGPAQIRLVNDALFDVDIHSIPVSDHGPAHEHIDIRFLMEMDDDLPTPGNDESHQVLWVPLAQVARFNNNLSTHRMIEKTRRLRREG, encoded by the coding sequence ATGCACCGCCACGAACTGCTCGAACGACTCGATGCGCATCGGACCCGCTTCATGGAGGAGTCCGCCTATTTGGCGCGGGCGCGGACGTTCATCCGCATGCACCAGGACTGCTTTCGCAGCGATCTGTGGCCGGGCCACGTGACCGGCTCGGCCTGGGTGGTCAATCCGAGCCGCGATCGCGTGCTGCTTCTGCACCACCGCAAACACGACCAATGGTTTCAGCCCGGCGGACACGCGGACGGAGACGACGACATCCTGCGGGTCTCCCTGCGGGAGGTCTCGGAGGAGACGGGACTCGGGCCCGCGCAAATCCGGCTGGTGAACGACGCGCTGTTCGACGTCGATATCCACAGCATCCCCGTGAGCGATCATGGCCCGGCTCACGAGCATATCGACATCCGCTTCTTGATGGAGATGGACGACGACCTGCCGACCCCGGGCAACGACGAATCCCACCAGGTGCTATGGGTCCCGCTCGCCCAGGTGGCGCGCTTCAACAACAACCTATCCACCCACCGCATGATTGAAAAGACCCGCCGACTTCGCCGTGAGGGATGA
- a CDS encoding GNAT family N-acetyltransferase yields MSQPLMTVDYRRATREDSAFIQGVARHLWVRQNNPDAKMFCRWLERYMAGDNCHHGVCHTHFLITREGVPVGHIAEYLYDRQVRWGADGWCKLCYLGFDVHPDYWGQGIMKSALRRYISDGFNEDRFKHLIAECLTTNARSKRLLEGLGFEPVQVGSFDQFRHMWKYKGLIPKARYCYSHERWSEQVMQKSND; encoded by the coding sequence ATGAGCCAACCGCTTATGACAGTGGACTATCGTCGTGCGACTCGCGAGGATTCAGCCTTCATACAAGGGGTTGCCCGACACCTATGGGTTCGCCAGAACAATCCGGATGCAAAGATGTTCTGCCGATGGCTCGAAAGGTATATGGCCGGCGACAACTGCCATCATGGTGTGTGCCATACGCACTTCTTGATTACTCGCGAGGGAGTACCCGTTGGGCACATCGCCGAGTATCTCTATGATCGTCAAGTCCGTTGGGGCGCCGATGGGTGGTGCAAGCTGTGCTATCTCGGTTTCGACGTCCACCCGGATTATTGGGGGCAGGGCATTATGAAATCGGCCCTTCGTCGCTACATCAGCGACGGATTCAACGAGGATCGGTTCAAGCATCTGATCGCGGAATGCCTCACGACGAACGCCAGGAGCAAGCGATTGCTCGAGGGCTTGGGCTTCGAGCCTGTGCAGGTCGGCTCGTTCGATCAGTTTCGGCATATGTGGAAATACAAAGGGCTCATCCCTAAGGCCAGGTATTGTTATTCACATGAGCGATGGTCGGAGCAGGTGATGCAGAAATCGAATGACTAG
- a CDS encoding ABCB family ABC transporter ATP-binding protein/permease: protein MLKPPPATHGIHADRRDWHNLRAMLPYLWEFRGRAALALTCLVLAKFANVGVPLTLKAIIDGFNSAEARALVLPLSLLLGYGALKLTSALFTELRDVVFARVRYRAMRRLSTRVLEHLHQLSLRYHLERQSGAISRDLERGTRSVATILNYLVFSVIPVLVELALVIAILLTKYALVFTLVTFATVVVYVAFTFAITEWRMDYRRQMNRLDSRANSQAFDSLINYETVKYFGNEGMELERYDATLRRWEEMAVKSQGSMSLLNFGQGAIIAVGVTAIMIFAARSVVAGEMTIGDLVLVNAFLLQVFIPLGFLGIVYRQIKYALADMDLIFKLLERAPEITDRPDARPVALAGGQVRFERVDFHYQPERPILHGVDFTIEPGAKVAVVGHSGAGKSTLARLLYRFYDVAGGRILIDGQDIRDVTQASLRAAIGIVPQDTVLFNDSIWFNLAYGRPTASRAEIERAAEMAHIRAFVESLPQGWETVVGERGLKLSGGEKQRVAIARAILKRPQILVFDEATSSLDSHTEQAIQLTLAEVATNHTTLVIAHRLSTVVDADQILVMDGGRIVEQGTHRELLSGAGRYAAMWDLQLRERQELAPGRFAKPVT from the coding sequence ATGTTGAAGCCGCCCCCAGCCACCCACGGAATTCATGCCGACCGCCGCGACTGGCACAACCTGCGCGCGATGCTCCCCTACCTCTGGGAATTCCGCGGCCGGGCGGCACTGGCGTTGACCTGCCTGGTCCTGGCCAAGTTCGCCAACGTCGGCGTGCCGCTGACGCTGAAGGCGATCATCGACGGCTTCAACTCCGCAGAGGCCCGGGCCTTGGTCCTGCCGCTGAGCCTGTTGCTTGGCTACGGCGCGCTCAAGCTCACCTCTGCACTTTTCACCGAGCTGCGCGACGTGGTCTTCGCCCGGGTACGCTACCGGGCGATGCGCCGCCTCTCGACCCGGGTGCTCGAGCACCTGCACCAGCTTTCGCTGCGCTACCACCTGGAGCGCCAGAGCGGCGCCATCAGCCGCGATCTGGAGCGCGGCACCCGCTCGGTCGCGACCATCCTCAATTACCTGGTCTTCAGCGTCATCCCGGTGCTGGTCGAGCTGGCGCTGGTCATCGCCATCCTGCTGACCAAATACGCGCTCGTCTTCACGCTGGTGACCTTTGCTACCGTCGTCGTCTACGTCGCCTTCACCTTCGCGATCACCGAGTGGCGAATGGATTACCGTCGCCAGATGAACCGGCTCGACTCGCGCGCCAACTCCCAGGCCTTCGACAGCCTGATCAACTACGAGACGGTCAAGTACTTCGGCAACGAGGGCATGGAGCTGGAGCGCTACGACGCCACCCTCAGGCGCTGGGAGGAGATGGCGGTCAAGAGCCAGGGCTCGATGTCGCTGCTCAACTTCGGCCAGGGCGCGATCATCGCCGTCGGCGTCACGGCGATCATGATCTTCGCCGCCCGCTCGGTCGTCGCCGGGGAGATGACCATCGGCGACCTGGTCCTGGTCAATGCCTTCCTGCTCCAGGTCTTCATCCCGCTCGGCTTTCTCGGCATCGTCTATCGCCAGATCAAGTACGCGCTGGCCGATATGGACCTGATCTTCAAGCTCTTGGAGCGCGCGCCCGAGATCACCGATCGCCCGGACGCGAGGCCCGTCGCGCTCGCCGGCGGGCAGGTCCGCTTCGAACGGGTGGACTTCCACTATCAGCCCGAGCGGCCGATCCTGCACGGTGTCGACTTCACGATCGAGCCTGGCGCCAAGGTTGCCGTCGTCGGCCACAGCGGGGCCGGCAAGTCGACCCTGGCACGGCTCCTGTACCGCTTTTACGATGTGGCCGGCGGGCGCATTCTGATCGACGGGCAGGATATCCGCGACGTCACCCAGGCCAGCCTGCGCGCGGCGATCGGCATCGTCCCGCAGGATACGGTGCTGTTCAACGACAGCATCTGGTTCAACCTGGCCTACGGTCGCCCGACGGCCAGCCGCGCCGAGATCGAGCGCGCCGCCGAGATGGCCCACATCCGCGCCTTCGTCGAGTCGCTGCCACAGGGCTGGGAGACGGTCGTCGGCGAACGGGGCCTCAAGCTCTCCGGCGGCGAGAAGCAGCGGGTCGCGATCGCCCGTGCCATCCTCAAGCGGCCGCAGATCCTGGTCTTCGACGAGGCCACCTCGTCGCTCGACAGCCACACCGAGCAGGCCATTCAGCTGACCCTGGCCGAGGTCGCCACCAACCACACGACGCTGGTCATCGCCCACCGCCTCTCGACCGTCGTCGATGCCGACCAAATCCTCGTTATGGACGGCGGGCGTATCGTCGAGCAGGGCACCCACCGCGAACTCCTCTCCGGCGCCGGGCGCTACGCCGCCATGTGGGATCTTCAATTGCGGGAACGCCAGGAACTCGCTCCAGGCCGCTTCGCGAAACCGGTCACCTAG
- a CDS encoding S24 family peptidase: MSEPTTDFPPLEGGGCSLHESFALQVLGDEMEPELPDRCVIVVEPTDRCRDGMFVFVEVEGVRWLRQYRRDAHGERLVACNPLYPEIDLKGLEWRVLGVVIQRNIRRRVKHYTYPNEPATASAEITDLTGSG, encoded by the coding sequence ATGTCCGAACCCACGACCGATTTCCCGCCGTTGGAAGGCGGCGGTTGCAGCCTCCACGAGTCTTTCGCCCTCCAGGTCCTCGGCGACGAGATGGAGCCAGAGCTGCCTGATCGCTGCGTGATCGTCGTCGAGCCGACCGATCGCTGCCGCGACGGCATGTTCGTGTTCGTCGAGGTCGAGGGCGTACGCTGGCTGCGCCAATATCGGCGCGACGCCCATGGTGAGCGTCTCGTGGCGTGCAACCCGCTGTATCCGGAGATCGACCTGAAGGGGTTAGAGTGGCGGGTCCTGGGGGTGGTCATCCAGCGCAACATCCGCCGGCGAGTCAAGCACTACACCTATCCGAACGAGCCGGCAACGGCCTCGGCCGAGATCACGGACCTGACAGGAAGCGGCTGA
- the bamC gene encoding outer membrane protein assembly factor BamC has protein sequence MLIGLLLAGCGSSGLKNIAPDQRLAYKRQQEAAENLEIPPDLTAATFDDALDIPAAGGGATTYSEFEGQRSRRQQMAATTSGAVLPDVKGVELRREGDNRWLEVEAMPQQVWPKIVAFWREQGILLVEQDPATGTMRTDWLDNRAEIRQDFVTNMLRKVVDGLYATSTRDQYRVRIEPGLDRGTTDIYLTHRGMEEKLVRNTAGEGTNTVWEPAGSDPGKEAEMLRRLMIYLGVSEQGAKRMIAQGTKEPSISRLVTGADGPALMISEEFRRAWRVTGLALDRVGFAVEDQDYTNGVFFVRYADTDKVSEKKGLVSKLAFWQSGDKKGVAKYQVKLVGSGDQTRVTVLDAAGQREKSDTAQRILRLLQEEIR, from the coding sequence ATGCTCATCGGACTGCTGCTGGCCGGTTGCGGCTCGTCCGGATTGAAGAATATCGCCCCCGACCAGCGCTTGGCCTACAAGCGCCAGCAAGAGGCCGCCGAGAACCTGGAGATCCCGCCGGATTTGACGGCGGCGACCTTCGACGATGCCCTCGACATCCCGGCTGCGGGCGGCGGTGCGACGACCTATTCCGAGTTCGAGGGTCAGCGCAGCCGTCGCCAGCAGATGGCGGCCACCACGAGCGGTGCGGTCTTGCCGGACGTCAAGGGCGTCGAATTGCGGCGCGAGGGCGACAACCGCTGGCTCGAGGTCGAGGCTATGCCACAGCAGGTCTGGCCCAAGATCGTCGCCTTCTGGCGCGAGCAGGGCATCCTCCTCGTCGAGCAGGACCCGGCGACCGGGACGATGCGCACCGACTGGCTCGATAATCGCGCCGAGATCCGTCAGGATTTCGTCACCAACATGCTGCGTAAGGTTGTCGATGGCCTCTACGCGACCTCGACGCGCGACCAATACCGTGTCCGCATCGAACCCGGCCTGGATCGCGGTACGACCGACATCTACCTGACCCATCGCGGCATGGAGGAGAAGCTGGTCCGCAACACCGCCGGCGAGGGGACCAATACGGTTTGGGAGCCGGCCGGCAGCGATCCGGGCAAGGAGGCCGAGATGCTGCGGCGGTTGATGATCTATCTCGGCGTCAGCGAGCAGGGTGCCAAGCGGATGATCGCCCAGGGTACCAAGGAGCCGTCGATCTCGCGGCTGGTCACCGGTGCCGACGGTCCCGCGCTGATGATTTCCGAGGAGTTCCGCCGCGCCTGGCGGGTGACGGGCCTCGCGCTCGATCGCGTCGGTTTCGCCGTCGAGGACCAGGACTACACCAATGGCGTCTTCTTCGTGCGCTATGCCGATACCGACAAGGTGTCGGAGAAGAAGGGCCTGGTCTCGAAGCTCGCCTTCTGGCAAAGCGGTGACAAGAAGGGGGTCGCCAAGTATCAGGTCAAGCTGGTCGGCAGCGGCGACCAGACCCGGGTGACCGTCCTCGATGCCGCCGGGCAGCGCGAGAAGTCCGATACGGCTCAGCGCATCTTGCGTCTCCTCCAAGAGGAGATTCGCTGA
- the dapA gene encoding 4-hydroxy-tetrahydrodipicolinate synthase: protein MYRGSIVALITPMHPDGTLAEESLRRLVDFHVEQRTSGIVSVGTTGESATLDAREHCEVIRLTVEFAAGRLPVIAGTGANDTREAIHLTACAKAAGADAALLVTPYYNKPPQEGLYRHHKAVAEAVDIPQILYNVPGRTACDMLPETAARLAEVPNIVGIKEATGDLDRVTRLRELCGPDFALYSGDDATSCEFLLRGGDGVISVTANVAPRGMRALCDAALSGDRAGAEALDARLDGLHRKLFVQANPIPVKWAMAALGLAPTGIRLPLIWLPEDLQPAVREAMAQAGVI from the coding sequence ATGTATCGCGGCAGTATCGTGGCATTGATCACGCCGATGCACCCTGACGGGACCCTTGCCGAGGAGAGCCTGCGCCGGCTGGTGGATTTCCATGTGGAGCAGCGGACCTCGGGCATCGTCTCGGTCGGCACGACCGGCGAGTCGGCGACGCTCGATGCCCGTGAGCACTGCGAGGTCATCCGCCTGACCGTCGAGTTTGCGGCCGGGCGCCTGCCGGTCATCGCCGGCACCGGGGCCAACGACACGCGCGAGGCCATCCACCTCACCGCCTGCGCCAAGGCGGCCGGAGCCGACGCGGCGCTTCTCGTGACCCCTTATTACAATAAGCCGCCTCAGGAGGGTCTCTACCGCCATCACAAGGCGGTGGCCGAGGCCGTCGACATCCCGCAGATCCTCTACAATGTGCCGGGCCGCACGGCCTGTGACATGCTGCCCGAGACGGCCGCACGCCTCGCCGAGGTGCCCAACATCGTCGGCATCAAGGAGGCGACCGGTGACCTGGACCGGGTCACGCGTTTGCGCGAGCTGTGCGGGCCGGACTTCGCGCTCTACAGTGGCGACGACGCGACCAGCTGCGAATTCTTGCTGCGCGGCGGTGACGGGGTCATCTCGGTGACGGCGAACGTCGCCCCGCGCGGGATGCGCGCGCTGTGCGATGCGGCCCTGTCGGGCGATCGCGCCGGGGCCGAGGCGCTCGACGCCCGGCTCGATGGCCTGCACCGCAAGCTTTTTGTGCAGGCGAACCCGATCCCCGTAAAATGGGCGATGGCCGCGCTCGGCCTGGCGCCGACCGGGATCCGGCTGCCGTTGATCTGGTTGCCTGAGGATCTCCAGCCGGCGGTGCGCGAGGCGATGGCGCAGGCCGGTGTGATCTGA
- a CDS encoding glycine cleavage system protein R, translated as MATQKTFLVISALGEDNPGLVNQLSRAILDYGCNIEDSRMTVLGGEFAAMLLVEGRWNALAKVENGLPEIGRQLGMAVFCKRTGERATGKNLLPYAVDVVAKDHPGIVNNLAAFFAERSINIEDMATSTYAAAHTGTPMFSVHMTVGIPADLHIAGLREEFMDYCDGLNLDAVLEPLKG; from the coding sequence ATGGCCACGCAGAAGACCTTCCTCGTCATCTCCGCCCTCGGCGAAGACAATCCAGGCTTAGTCAATCAGCTCTCGCGCGCAATCCTCGACTACGGCTGCAACATCGAGGACAGCCGCATGACCGTACTCGGCGGCGAGTTCGCCGCGATGCTCTTGGTCGAGGGTCGCTGGAACGCGCTGGCCAAGGTCGAAAACGGGCTGCCGGAGATCGGCCGCCAACTCGGCATGGCGGTCTTCTGCAAGCGCACCGGCGAGCGCGCCACCGGCAAGAACCTGTTGCCCTACGCGGTCGACGTGGTCGCGAAGGACCACCCGGGCATCGTCAACAACCTGGCGGCCTTCTTCGCCGAGCGCAGCATCAACATCGAGGACATGGCCACCAGCACCTATGCCGCAGCTCACACGGGCACGCCGATGTTCTCGGTGCACATGACCGTCGGCATCCCCGCCGATCTGCACATCGCCGGGTTGCGCGAGGAGTTCATGGACTACTGCGACGGGCTGAACCTTGACGCGGTGCTCGAACCGCTGAAGGGCTAA
- a CDS encoding peroxiredoxin, translating into MTLAIGERVPDLALSATGEKTVRLSDYQGQRLVLYFYPRANTPGCTQEGQDFRDAAGDFAARQTTILGVSRDSLKAQENFKAKQSFAFDLIADTDEALCQAFDVIKLKKMYGKESRGVERSTFLIDADGVLLEEWRGVKVKGHVAEVLAAVDQLTAPE; encoded by the coding sequence ATGACGCTTGCGATCGGTGAACGGGTGCCGGACCTGGCCTTGTCGGCCACCGGCGAGAAGACCGTCCGACTGTCGGACTACCAAGGCCAGCGCCTCGTGCTCTATTTCTACCCACGCGCCAACACGCCGGGCTGCACGCAAGAGGGGCAAGACTTCCGCGATGCAGCCGGTGACTTCGCGGCCCGCCAGACGACGATCCTCGGCGTCTCGCGCGACAGCCTCAAGGCGCAGGAGAACTTCAAGGCAAAGCAATCCTTTGCCTTCGACCTGATCGCCGATACCGACGAGGCCCTCTGCCAGGCCTTCGACGTCATCAAGCTCAAGAAGATGTATGGCAAAGAGAGCCGCGGCGTCGAACGCAGCACCTTCCTCATCGACGCCGACGGCGTGCTGCTCGAGGAGTGGCGCGGCGTCAAGGTCAAGGGCCATGTCGCCGAAGTCCTCGCCGCCGTCGATCAGCTCACCGCGCCCGAGTAA
- a CDS encoding PhoH family protein — MIKRQQDKPCLFVLDTNVLMHDPTALFRFKEHDIFLPMAVLEELDAAKKGMSEVARNVRQVSRFLDQLMHEATKEEIDRGLPISPLTENGGGYIAPATGRLFFQTSLMELTLPASLPGTLADNNILATAQALQAQDERRTVIIVSKDINLRIKATVLGIPAEDYINDKVLDDVNLLYTGLEVLPGDFWDSHEKALDSWQEAGRTFYRIKGPDLLDWYPSQCLTIEGDEAFEAIVHDKPAPEEAVIELVEDYRSTRRNVWGINARNREQNFALNMLMDPELDFVTLLGPAGTGKTLLALAAGLAQVLELNTYREIIMTRVTVPVGEDIGFLPGTEEEKMTPWMGALMDNLEVLTQTEGGDWGRAATQDLMRNRIRVQSLNFMRGRTFLNKYIILDEAQNLTAKQMKTLITRAGPGTKMVCLGNIAQIDTPYLTETSSGLTYVVDRFKGWTHGGHITLIRGERSRLADFASMEL, encoded by the coding sequence ATGATCAAGCGCCAACAAGACAAGCCCTGCCTGTTCGTCCTCGACACCAACGTGCTCATGCACGACCCGACCGCCCTCTTCCGCTTCAAGGAGCACGACATCTTCCTGCCGATGGCCGTCCTCGAGGAGCTCGACGCCGCCAAGAAGGGGATGTCGGAGGTGGCGCGCAACGTGCGCCAGGTCAGCCGCTTCCTCGACCAACTGATGCACGAGGCGACCAAAGAGGAGATCGACCGCGGCCTGCCGATCAGCCCGCTCACCGAGAACGGCGGCGGCTACATCGCCCCCGCCACCGGAAGGCTCTTCTTCCAGACGAGCCTCATGGAGCTGACGCTGCCGGCCTCCCTGCCCGGCACCCTCGCCGATAACAACATCCTCGCCACGGCCCAGGCCCTGCAGGCACAGGACGAGCGGCGCACGGTCATCATCGTCTCCAAGGACATCAACCTGCGCATCAAGGCCACGGTGCTCGGGATCCCGGCCGAGGACTACATCAACGACAAGGTCCTCGACGACGTCAACCTGCTCTACACCGGGCTGGAGGTCTTGCCGGGCGACTTCTGGGACAGCCATGAGAAGGCACTCGACTCCTGGCAAGAGGCCGGCCGCACCTTCTACCGGATCAAGGGCCCCGATCTGCTCGACTGGTACCCGAGCCAGTGCCTGACGATCGAGGGCGACGAGGCCTTCGAGGCGATCGTGCACGACAAACCTGCCCCCGAGGAGGCCGTCATCGAGCTCGTCGAGGACTACCGCAGCACGCGCCGTAACGTCTGGGGGATCAACGCCCGCAACCGTGAACAGAACTTCGCGCTGAACATGCTGATGGACCCGGAGCTCGATTTCGTCACGCTGCTCGGGCCGGCCGGCACCGGCAAGACCTTGCTGGCCCTCGCCGCCGGCCTCGCCCAGGTCTTGGAGCTCAACACCTACCGCGAAATCATCATGACGCGCGTCACGGTCCCGGTCGGCGAGGATATCGGCTTCCTACCAGGCACCGAGGAGGAGAAGATGACGCCCTGGATGGGCGCATTGATGGACAACCTCGAGGTCCTGACCCAGACCGAGGGCGGCGACTGGGGCCGCGCCGCGACCCAGGACCTGATGCGCAACCGCATCCGCGTCCAATCGCTGAACTTCATGCGCGGGCGCACCTTCCTCAACAAGTACATCATCCTCGACGAGGCCCAGAACCTGACCGCCAAACAGATGAAGACCCTCATCACGCGCGCCGGTCCGGGCACCAAGATGGTCTGCCTCGGCAACATCGCCCAGATCGACACCCCATATCTGACCGAGACCAGCTCCGGTCTGACCTATGTCGTCGACCGCTTCAAGGGTTGGACCCACGGCGGCCACATCACGCTGATTCGCGGCGAGCGCTCGCGTCTGGCCGACTTCGCATCGATGGAACTGTGA